Proteins co-encoded in one Dama dama isolate Ldn47 chromosome 2, ASM3311817v1, whole genome shotgun sequence genomic window:
- the LOC133068236 gene encoding olfactory receptor 10N1-like → MRNHTELNEFVLLGIPQSEGLETVLLVIFSFIYLFTLLGNLLILLAIVSSSTLHTPMYFFLGLLSILDMLFPSVTCPKMLFYLSGQSRAISYKGCALQLFFYHFLGSTEGCLYSVMAYDRFVAICHPLRYMLIMRPGVCVGLVVAAWLVGCLHATILTSFTFQLPYCSPNRVDHFFCDIPAVLPLACADSSLAQRLGSTNVGFLALMLWLSVCVSYTRIGIAILRIRSAEGRQKAFSTCSAHLTAILCAFGPVTIIYLQPTPNPFLSAMVQILNNIVSPMLNSLIYSLRNKEVKTSLKRVFYNVVFTALD, encoded by the coding sequence ATGAGGAACCACACAGAGCTGAATGAGTTCGTCCTACTGGGAATACCTCAGTCAGAGGGACTGGAGACTGTGCTCCTTGTCATCTTCTCATTTATTTACCTCTTCACCCTGCTGGGAAATTTGCTCATCCTTCTAGCAATTGTCTCCTCCTCGACCCTTCAcactcccatgtacttcttcttgggactcctatcgattttggACATGCTGTTCCCCTCTGTCACCTGTCCCAAGATGCTATTCTATCTCTCTGGCCAGAGCCGAGCCATATCTTATAAGGGATGTGCTCTTCAGCTCTTCTTTTATCATTTCCTGGGTTCTACGGAAGGCTGCCTCTATTCCGTGATGGCTTATGATCGTTTTGTTGCCATCTGTCACCCACTGAGGTATATGCTCATCATGAGACCTGGAGTCTGTGTTGGTTTGGTCGTGGCAGCCTGGTTGGTGGGTTGTCTTCATGCCACCATCCTGACATCCTTTACCTTTCAGCTACCCTACTGCAGCCCTAATCGGGTGGaccacttcttctgtgacatTCCTGCTGTCTTACCCCTGGCCTGTGCTGACAGCTCGCTGGCCCAGAGACTGGGTTCCACTAATGTTGGCTTTCTGGCTTTAATGCTTTGGTTGAGTGTTTGTGTCTCCTACACACGCATTGGGATTGCCATTTTGAGGATCCGTTcagcagagggcaggcagaaAGCTTTCTCTACCTGCAGTGCCCACCTCACTGCCATCCTCTGTGCCTTTGGACCTGTAACCATCATCTATCTGCAGCCCACACCCAACCCGTTTCTCAGTGCCATGgtgcaaatattaaataatattgtcTCACCCATGCTGAACTCATTAATCTATTCTTTAAGGAACAAGGAGGTGAAAACCTCACTAAAGAGGGTATTCTATAATGTAGTATTTACTGCTCTGGACTAA
- the LOC133068243 gene encoding putative olfactory receptor 10D4 — MRNHTVVTEYILLGIPETEGLETVLFFLFSSLYLCTVLGNVLILMAIISSSRLHTPMYFFLANLSVFDLGFSSTTAPKMLSYLSGLSQGISFQGCATQLFFYHFLGCTEGFLYTVMAYDRFVAICFPLRYMVIMNHRVCTILATGTWMGGCIHAIILTSLTFQLSYCGSNKVSYYFCDIPAILPLACGDTSLAQRVGFTNVGLLSLICFFLILVSYTRIGIAISKLHSAEGRQRAFSTCSAHMTAILCAYGPVIIIYLQPNPSALLGAIIQILNNHVTPMLNPLIYSLRNQDVKSALRNAFPRRGFALKKN, encoded by the coding sequence ATGAGAAATCACACAGTGGTTACTGAATACATCCTGCTGGGAATCCCTGAGACAGAGGGCCTAGAGACTGTGCTCTTTTTCCTGTTCTCATCATTATATTTGTGCACTGTCTTGGGAAATGTGCTCATCCTCATGGCTATCATCTCCTCCTCTCGGCTTCATACCCCCATGTACTTTTTCTTGGCGAACCTCTCTGTGTTTGACCTGGGTTTCTCATCAACAACTGCTCCCAAGATGCTGTCATATCTTTCAGGGCTGAGTCAAGGTATCTCTTTTCAGGGTTGTGCTACCCAGCTCTTCTTCTACCACTTCCTGGGATGTACTGAGGGTTTCCTATACacggtgatggcctatgaccgctttgTTGCCATATGCTTTCCTCTGAGATACATGGTCATAATGAATCACAGAGTCTGCACCATCTTGGCCACAGGGACCTGGATGGGTGGCTGTATCCATGCCATTATCCTAACGTCCCTCACCTTCCAGCTGTCATACTGTGGCTCTAACAAGGTGAGCTATTACTTCTGTGACATCCCTGCCATCTTACCTCTAGCCTGTGGGGATACATCTCTAGCCCAGAGGGTAGGTTTTACAAACGTTGGTCTTTTGTctctcatttgcttttttctcATTCTTGTTTCCTACACCCGCATTGGGATTGCCATCTCAAAACTTCACTCAGCAGAGGGCAGGCAGCGAGCATTCTCGACCTGCAGTGCACACATGACTGCAATTCTCTGTGCTTATGGGCCAGTCATCATCATCTATCTACAGCCCAATCCCAGTGCTTTGCTTGGCGCTATAATCCAGATATTGAATAATCATGTAACCCCCATGCTGAACCCATTGATCTACAGCCTGAGAAATCAGGATGTTAAATCAGCTCTAAGGAATGCATTTCCCAGGAGAGGCTTCGCTctgaagaaaaactaa